GTCATCTCCTCTTTTAGCATGGATACCGCCTGATCCAAAGAGGAGATGACGCGGAACCTCTCCGCATCCTCCCTCAGGAATGCGGCCTGGTCCACGGGCGCAGCGCCGTGTCCGACAGGCATGCTCCTCTCGATGGACTGGGCTGCGAACTCATGTGCCTGCCTTGCAGCCTCCTGCAGACCCATTCCCATTGAGAGGTATGCTGTCAGTGCAGCTGAATATGTGCAGCCAACACCGTGGTTGCCGCCCGATCTCCTCCTGCCGGATATGCATGCGGATTCGTCCTCTGTGACGAGAAGATCCACACACTCATCCGCCTGCAGCCCTGCAGCTCTGCACTCCAGGTGACCGCCGGTCACCACAACAGCCCTGGCGCCCAGCTCCACGATCCTCCGCGCGGCCTCTCGCGCGCTCTCAAGATCACAGATCCTCACGCCTGTGATCGCCTCCGCCTCGAAGATGTTCGGCGTGACCACAGACGCCACCGGTATAAGCTCCTCTATGAGTGCAGGAATAGCATAATCTTCGATGAGCGATCCTCCTGCCTCCGCTGCAATTACAGGATCCACGACCACAGAACAGTGCAGCGCACGCAGCCTCTCCGCGACAACGTGTATCGCTTCAGGCGAGAAGAGCATCCCTGTCTTAGCCCAGGATATATCGAAGTCCTCAGCGACCGCATCCAGCTGGGAGGCGATCATCTCTGCTGGTACAGGAAATACCCCGCGAACGCCCAGGGTGTTCTGGGCGGTCACAGCGGCTATGACACTTAAACCATGGACTCCCAGCGCTGCAAATGTCTTCAGATCGGCCTGGATGCCGGCTCCTCCACCTGAGTCAGAGCCGCCCACTGTGAGAACAGATCTCTCCATCTGTCAGGCTAACGTCTCCTCTCCACCGCGCGTATCACATCTTCAGGCAGGCCGTACTTCCTGGCGAGCTTTATCGCCTTGGAGTACATCCCCGAGCTCACGTACATATCGAAAGCTGCCTGCGCAGCCTCCATCCTGAGCGTTATCGGGAGATCGAACTCCTCTGCGATCTTGGCAGCGTTCTTCAGCAGTCCGAAGTCCATGCTCTTTCTGAACGCCCTGGATGCAGCATCCTGCACCATGCTCTTCGGCAGATCGAACTCCTTTGCGCATTTCGCAGCGGCCTTGTACTGCTCGCTGTCCATCTTCCTCTGGAACGATCTCGCTGCAGCCTCCTTGACGATCCTGGGGTCGAGGCCGTACGTCTTGCCGAGCTCTGCTGCCACAGAGTACTCGCCAAGCTCTATGTTCTTCCTGAAGGCCGCCTCTACAGCATCCTGGAGCATATCGTTCGGCAGAGAGTACTGCTCCTTGATCCTGGCAGCCTCCTTGTAGCCACCACGAGCCATGCTCTCCTTGAAGAGCCTGAGGGCCTCCTCGAAAGACTCAGCCATATGTCACCTCTTATTAGGGTATTCGCGTAATGAGTATAAAAAACATGTTGGATCCTGGCTCAGAGCGAATCCTCTCTCAGAGATGTCACGAACGCGTACTGCGTTGTTGTGGGCAGCTTCCGCCTCAGCTCCCTCACGTCCGGGAGGTATATGACCATGCTCCTGCTGCCGATATCCCCGCGCTTGAGGTTGAGTATCTTGGAGACCGCCTCTATCTCAGCCTCGCCCTGGATCCTTGCGGATCCGCTTCCCAGCTCCGGGGACATCTCTATGAGAATTGGAAGCCTGATTCGCGACCACATGAATCTGGGGATCGATTTGGAGATGAGCTCGAGCTCGGGCCTGTCCATCACATAGAATGTGTTGTCCTTGCCCTTTATCCCCGGCTTCTCCTCCTCCAGGAGTTCCGCCAGCGTCTTTCTCTTTGGAGGAAGGTGCTGGTTCATCGTCTGGATCGTCTTGATCAGTATCTTCCTGTCTGCCTGTGTGTACATTTCCCTTCTATTTCTCACATGATGCTTTATATTACTTGTCCTCTCTCCGACTCAGCATGGCCCTGTCTCTTATCTGGCTCACCCGCTTGTTCAGCGCCTCTGCGAGCTCTGGATCGATGGTGCCGGAGTAAAGGTCAATCCTCGCTGCAATGGCTAGCTTCGAGGCGAGTGCTCTCGCAATCCTGCCACGCAGCCTTTTCGGGGATGACTGGATCAGTGGATGCCGGAATATGAGCCCGTGCTTTGGCGATGGTGCCTTACCTCGGAGGTGCCGGAAGAGGGCTCTCTCAGCGCCGATGACCTGTATTGTGGATGCGGGAAGCATTGCTAGTCTCTCAAGGCCGCCAGCCCTCGAGATCAGCCTGGCAGCCAGCACCGGCCCCAGGATCGCGGAGAGGTTCGGCGCGAGTTCCCTCGCTCTTGTCTCAAGAAGCTCTTCAAGATCTTCTCTGGCCCTGGTCAGCTCCAGGAGTGATCTCGCCACGAGGCCGATCCCCTCCCTTCCAGAGAGAGCCCTCGCCAGCTCCTCACCCCTGCACCTCATGCCGTAAAAGAGGGACCACTCGTAAAGCCGCTCCTCGATAAGGTTTATCGCCACGTTCAGATCGTCCAGAGACTCAACCATTTGCATTAGATCTGATTGTGGTGTGCACATGCCCTCTAGCTGCCGCTTGACGAGATCGATCGCGATGTCCCTCAGACGACGGTTGTAATCAATCCCGTCACTTGCAAAGCCCAGCTCAATCGCAGCGGCTCGTATATCGATCTGCGGCTCTGGGGATGCCTTCTCTGGGGATAGAAGACGCTCCAAGCTCTCTTCTTTGCTGTAAGCCCTCCTCTCAGATATGCTTCCGCACCAGATCTCCATGATGACTTCCTGCCCACCATGAAGGGCGGGCTTCCCGATCACACGTTTCTCAGGATCTCTGCTGTCTCCTTCAGCTCATTCCTCAGCGATGCAAGGATTGCCGACGACTCCTGGAATCCCTCAAGGGCGTTGAAGAACCTGTCGACAGGATCGCCCTTGTATGTTGGGACAAGAAATATGTGCGTGTGCGGTATCCTCCTGCCCCTGGCATACATGGCCACGAAGTCCGGTCCGAAGGCCCTTTTGATCCTCCCGGACACCGACCGTGCGAGCCTGAAGAGGCTTGAGACCTCCTGCTCGTCGAGATCATGCCACCACGGGACATGGCGCTTCGGTATCACAAGACAGTGCCCTCTGGCGAGCGGGTTGATGTCCAGTATCGCCATGGAGAGCTCGTCCTCATCTACGATGTGGGCCGGCTCATCTCCACGGACGATTCTGCAAAAGACACAGCTCTCTGTCATTATTTCACGTTGGCATTTTAAGAAAAAGAGGTATAAAAATCTTCTAAGCAGGCGCTATCACAATCGCAATCTCAACTCCATCTCCTCCTGCCGGCGTAGCTGGCAGAGCTGCCGAGCGCCTCCTGGATTCTCAGAAGCTGGTTGTACTTCGCGTTCCGCTCGCTCCTCGCCGGAGCCCCTGTCTTTATGAGCTCAGCGCCTATCGCCACAGATACATCCGCGAGGGCGCTGTCCTCCGTCTCAGCAGATCTGTGGCTTACCATCACCTTGAAGCTGTTCCTGTAGGCGAGCGTTGCTGCATCAAACGCCTCAGAGACCGTGCCGATCTGGTTCAGCTTGAGCAGGAGCGCGTTCGTGGACCTCATCCTTATACCCTTCTCGATCCTAGCCATATTCGTCACATAGAGGTCGTCACCCACTATTATCGTGTCTGGAAGCTTTTTTGTCAGCTCTGCGAACTCCTCGAAGGCGTTCTCCTCGAAAGGATCCTCTATGAGCACAATCGGATACGTCTTCACCAGCTCCACATAGAAGTCGATCAGCTCCCCTGGCGAGAGCCTGTTATCATCCACGGAATAACCGCCGTCCAGGTAAAAGCTGGAGGCTGCAGAATCCAGCCCGAGCTTGATCTCCTCTGTGTATCCTGTGACGTCCAGAGCGGCCATTATCGCATCGAGCGCATCTCTGGTCTTTGATATGGGAGGCGCGTAGCCGCCCTCGAATCCCACATTGGTCGCGACATTGCCGTATTTCCCCCTGAGTATCCTCCCCAGGGCGTGGTACGTCTCGG
The Methanothrix sp. DNA segment above includes these coding regions:
- the thiD gene encoding bifunctional hydroxymethylpyrimidine kinase/phosphomethylpyrimidine kinase, producing the protein MERSVLTVGGSDSGGGAGIQADLKTFAALGVHGLSVIAAVTAQNTLGVRGVFPVPAEMIASQLDAVAEDFDISWAKTGMLFSPEAIHVVAERLRALHCSVVVDPVIAAEAGGSLIEDYAIPALIEELIPVASVVTPNIFEAEAITGVRICDLESAREAARRIVELGARAVVVTGGHLECRAAGLQADECVDLLVTEDESACISGRRRSGGNHGVGCTYSAALTAYLSMGMGLQEAARQAHEFAAQSIERSMPVGHGAAPVDQAAFLREDAERFRVISSLDQAVSMLKEEMTFVGLIPEVGSNIGMAIPGARSEGDVAAVEGRIVRAGRRAHVSGCIRFGASRHIARVVLAAMRFDPSIRAAMNIRLGEDVLSEASRMGLRISSFDRGEEPPGESTMSWGTARAIERLGAVPDIIWDAGGVGKEPMVRILGRDAVSVATVAIMLSRAVGKR
- a CDS encoding DUF61 family protein, whose product is MYTQADRKILIKTIQTMNQHLPPKRKTLAELLEEEKPGIKGKDNTFYVMDRPELELISKSIPRFMWSRIRLPILIEMSPELGSGSARIQGEAEIEAVSKILNLKRGDIGSRSMVIYLPDVRELRRKLPTTTQYAFVTSLREDSL
- a CDS encoding ATP-binding protein, translating into MEIWCGSISERRAYSKEESLERLLSPEKASPEPQIDIRAAAIELGFASDGIDYNRRLRDIAIDLVKRQLEGMCTPQSDLMQMVESLDDLNVAINLIEERLYEWSLFYGMRCRGEELARALSGREGIGLVARSLLELTRAREDLEELLETRARELAPNLSAILGPVLAARLISRAGGLERLAMLPASTIQVIGAERALFRHLRGKAPSPKHGLIFRHPLIQSSPKRLRGRIARALASKLAIAARIDLYSGTIDPELAEALNKRVSQIRDRAMLSRREDK
- a CDS encoding HIT family protein, with the protein product MTESCVFCRIVRGDEPAHIVDEDELSMAILDINPLARGHCLVIPKRHVPWWHDLDEQEVSSLFRLARSVSGRIKRAFGPDFVAMYARGRRIPHTHIFLVPTYKGDPVDRFFNALEGFQESSAILASLRNELKETAEILRNV
- the eno gene encoding phosphopyruvate hydratase; this encodes MSLEIEKIHAREILDSRGNPTVEVDVWTCCGFGRAAVPSGASTGTYEALELRDGGDRYDGKGVLKAVRNVNEVIGPKLIGMDVIDQRGVDQIMIEMDGTPNKSNLGANAILGVSLAVAKAAASSLGMPLYRYLGGVSATRLPVPSLNVLNGGKHAGNDLSIQEFMIEPWGADSFSEALRMAAETYHALGRILRGKYGNVATNVGFEGGYAPPISKTRDALDAIMAALDVTGYTEEIKLGLDSAASSFYLDGGYSVDDNRLSPGELIDFYVELVKTYPIVLIEDPFEENAFEEFAELTKKLPDTIIVGDDLYVTNMARIEKGIRMRSTNALLLKLNQIGTVSEAFDAATLAYRNSFKVMVSHRSAETEDSALADVSVAIGAELIKTGAPARSERNAKYNQLLRIQEALGSSASYAGRRRWS